DNA from Ptychodera flava strain L36383 chromosome 15, AS_Pfla_20210202, whole genome shotgun sequence:
cagagaaatagatgttttgatcaaaaaagggcaaaaattgccctaaaacacaaatatgcaaatttcactatattctGCAAACAGcgtctcagcttgtcaaaatcaatcataaatcatgagatatgcatgatgtttggcggggtgaatgtaggcagtTCACCATGCAGTACAAAGGggagccaggaaaccaaaatagtcaattttcaaaactataggaagctactgaggagcaagaagaccatgtttcagaggaagatctgtaatctgaaaaaaaaatactccccaagtgccaccaaataacaccattttaatctctatttttcaaaagcttcaatggcaggagggggcatacccccctcctgacctcccccgcgacCACACAAGGGGTCACTTGTGGTGCTTTGCACTCGtgtaaaaaaatcctacagaGAACACTGTCATCATACAGGGAGGGAAACTCATTGCCAACATTGTCTTTCTTCTGATTTGTCTCATTTATATGAATCATCTATTCAGAATTGTTTACAGAACCAGGAGTGACAGATGGACATTGGTTGTGCGAAAATCAGTATCTGATTCAACCACTTCTTCATGTCCTTCTATCCCAGTATTAGGCAGTACTGTTGGACATTCAGTGCgcaagatgatctgcaacatttcgtgaaatctatcagcaatataaatcactgggcCATATGTATGTTGAGGTTACAGcacacaatcttatttgcgctagtgtcgatatggatgtacattgtatcctcagacagcgttgaactaaaaaaaaattataaatttgaaaatttactcagaaaaaaaaattagcacagcttatctagtttggaaaaaaatagttttagaaatttacaattaaaaaaaatgttcacaatttcattgtgaccaccccctcccaagatctaatggtccgtccctaaaaACCTTCCCccttttttaataattttctgtttttaaaaatcatgaATGATTTCAagcttttcatgttttttaatgGGTCCCCACCCCATTAAAAAAGAAAGACATTCTCTACCAACCTAGCCTATTTCCTGTAAAGGCTTAGTCTTTCTACAGTCTCTGTACCTGTACTTCTTGATGATGTTGATAAGTAAATTGTTTGGAAAGCTTTTATTCAAAAGTTACACCAGCTGCATATtcccaaaaatatattttccctgAAGATGTGGTGCCAACTATAAGCCTGTCAATTCTCTTTGGTTCATACTATGCAGGGATAGGTCGTGATGTAGCCAAGATGCTGGCCAAATGCGGTGCTACAACGTATGCTCTGAGCAGAACACAGTCACATTTGGACACTTTAAAACAAGAGgtaacaaagaatttattatttattgcgGTTCAATGacatataatacatgtatttgccaTGATTGATAGTCATACCGACATCTCATACTGATCATAATTTACAACAAAGATGCCTGCCAAATACTCAGTAGCATAAGGTCTACAGTCGTTTGTTTTGCAGTTGTACTGTGTATAGTCATTGCAACTAGAGGTCTCAGTGACTTGATTTaagatttttatggtttcatcataaCATCTGTACTACAATTGTGCCAttattgctgtttttttatgtatATATTTGAAAGTCTTGAATAAATTTCTGGCAAATGTTGTTGCTGTTAATGATTGTTTGATGATGATAGAACTGTGGATTTATTTGAAATCAGCCATTTCAACCCTTATTTatgtgtacttttgaaaaacgtaatttgtaaaaaaaactaCCTCTGCATAGGTAATATCAAACAGCTAGGTCAACAAATGCCATACATTCACAATCTATATGCCGCTATGGAAGAAGTTGTAGTGTCCTGTAAGGTATTGATTATTAAATTGCCCACATCATTTGTTCGGCAGGTTCCTGACATACGAACTGTAGCAGTTGATCTTTCTGACTGGGATGAAACACAGAAAGCCGTTGAGTCCATTGGTCCAGTTGATCTTCTTGTTAATAATGCTGGCATTGGTATACTTCAATCAATTCTGGATGTAACCAAAGATGcatttgaaaagtaaaaaacTTGCATTCATTTAATTCAGAAGTACACATGCAGTGAGCTATCGTCAATATTCATGTGTTCTTGGTGTTATGGTGTGatttttacctcccatttgccatacatacatgtatatggcaactaggaggttatatggttgaaaaaagtctgtatgtgagatctctgtatgtctgtaagtatgtatggatgtctgtccgtccatatCAAAAACTCCCGAACCGCTGCACGTGTTGAGCTAATTTTTGGTGTATATAGTGTACCATATGTGTTGTAGATGTGCTGTTCTTAAAATGAACTTGTTAatctcataaatatgcaaattaggtagaAAAAAGGCGAAAATGAGAAAAAGGCGAAAATGATCAAAAATCAAGAACTCAGGAACttctcatctgatcattgtcatatttggtttttaggtACCTTAGGCCACACTCATTTAACCATATTGATTTGACCAAATTAGGattcattgaaattatggtgaaatttgcatatttgtattttggtcaaaaaatcttctttgaaactgtgtatgccattactttcaaaTTGGGTGCACAGGTTTCTAGGAGTGACTTGAAGATGACTTGGTGAACTgaaggtgaaatttgcatattatttggtacttttgccatgctttcaaatgTGGTACACAGGTGAAATACAGTAGGTTGTTCATCCAAattcaagtactgcctgtgtgaatggtTTTGTTATGAGGAGAGTATAATTGTGCTGTCCAGGCCGAGGTGTTATTTATAAGAATGATGCAATTCTAGAAGATTTGTGAGGTAACTCATGTACAGTAAAAACCCTATCAgtttgaccagaaaaaaaaaattatgattttacataATCAAAATTAATTAGGAAAGCAACAAAGCTGAAATAATTTGAGTGTAGAATTGTTAAAAAGATCCACTTTTTTGATGCTCACCAGTAGTTCAtaagtgaaatgcttaccatcttgggtGATTAAAACttataaaggcaactttcctgaatcccaactttgacttATTCTGTACCGTACATGTATTATTCTGTGCATGCTATCAAAAAGTAATGCTCAAAATAGTTGGTCATGATAGGTTTGTTGAATAATAGAGATTGAGAAAGTACCAATTTCCATGTATGGTCGACTTgacaaggataaaataaaattacacttGAAGGGAAATATAGGATGGTCGAATTAAAAGAGTGGTACAACTGATGGGGTTTTTACAGTAAATCTAGGATATAGGATTCCTTATCAGTCTTTCAAGTATTACCAAATGTTGTATGAGCTAGTGCATGTGATGAATATATAGGTTATGCATTGATATCACCCTTGCTGTAAATGTTATGTCTCTGAAACTGTTATCAATGTGACACTATTTTGACATAATTCATAGTGATTTGACACGCATCATATTTAGTCTTTAGATTGTTGTTCTCTccacagaactgtaaacatcAACCTTAGATCCGTCATCCAAGTATCACAGGtacatacatattttgtaaTCTTCTCTTGTTCATTAGGACAAGTGGGTTGAAATCCCAACTGATTCTctgagtttttcaaaatttagtcCTGTAGGATTCATTCTTGGTCTGACATAGTTCTCATACATTTGTATAGAggtgtttccatggtaactgtctTAGATTCGGTGATGAGTATTTACTATTCATACCATAATTTCTAGTTTTAGGTTGTTCTGGATCAGTGTACATTGAttttagttttaaaaaaatatatatatatctgaccACACCAATGCATTTGTTCAAAATGTGTGTTTTCCAGATTGTAGCACGTACTATGGTATCCAGAGGAACTGGTGGTGCCATTGTACATGTGTCAAGTCAGGCATCCATGATTGGACTACACAATCACGGTGTCTATAGtaagtttgttttattaatgtGTTATTACTTAACAtctatatatttaatatttctacTTTCACATTGAGGTTTTGAGAGGAGACGAAAATTTTAAGACATTGCCTTTACAACAGAGATGTGCCTGGATAGCAAACTTACAAGTGATACTAGAATTGAATTCAGATTCATGAACTTTCATTTCCATGTCTCTTATTAAGGCCTTGTATGTGCACAATATTTTGTAGATTCGACGCAAGTCAGTCTTTTGatctttgtaatttttctttgtgtgaCTGCTTGATTTCTGTTTTAATTCATGTTCTTTTCACATACTGAGAtcaaatctcatcaaaatatATACTGAATTTTCTaacctgggttgatagctctgctggtggacagaattgtccctgagGCTATCTTTCACCCAGTAAAACGATCTATTCATGgctctgataaagtttgtgtgcaagATGTGATAGGGAGTATAAGCGTGCGAGTGCTTCTGGAACGCTACAGTGTGTGGAAGGGTCAAAGGCAGAAAAACTGTAACAATTAACACtaaaagctgtctgtctgtctgtgggcaCCTGGCTCAAGAACGACTTATCAGATAGGAATAAAATCTGGCACATAATTCTGATTGAATATGGGAAGAAGTGATTAGTTTTcagtttgcatatttcatgctcatttgcataattaatgattttaataggaaaaacacataaacattgagaacagctgcacagaattggatgagatttgctacaaatgttaatCACACAAGGATTTATCTGCCATAAAAGACGtaaaggggtgacatgaaaaataattcctaatttgcatatttaataaactttcctaattagcgatatatcttgattgacttgaccaaagttggcgaAACTTGCTGTGTACTACATTGAtaatactatgatataatattacaaaaagttggttttgatttttagctactatagactatagtctatagaagctattgggatgggtatccttCTGGCGTccatcgtcagtctgtatgtatgtatgtatgtatgtatgtatgtatgtgtgtatgtacgtatgtatgtgaggcgtccgtccactcaaatatcttgagagccacagtacttactgatttaatatttgttgtgtagatgaaaaatatgattatgagagactttttttttcattttttgatattgttgaaaatatgcaaagtagCACTGAAAAAGGCGTTtttaaatcttcttcttcataaccgctggtcagacagctttgttaatTGGCATACAGGTCCCTAAGGATAACCCAacgtagatttgttcaaattgtgatgaattatgcaaatctgtatttttaaagaatttttttgtcatttttgctcaaaactttatttcatcaaaaccgctcgtctgacagctttgaaatgtggtatacaggttcctacagatgaactaaatatgatatattgaatatatgatgaaatctgcaattttgtatttttggtgcaatttttgccgtttttggtcaaaaaatgtgtttctcaaaaactactaatgcctttgatattttgtatacaggttcctcagggttgtcttagtgtgatatattgaaatttgatgaaatcttcaattttgtatgtttgggtcaattgttgccatttttggtcaaaatatttgtttctcaaaagttactcacctgataactttgatatttggtatataggttcctaggctttatcttaatgtaattgacattatgatgaaatcttcaattttgccatttttggtcaggccatcctgaaatgagctatcaaagatatatgtccaccttcttcatcaatacatgtgtcacaaaaagttattcccTACATACagtaacacagcagagctctgtcaactgttgggtcgctttttttttcaaaatggctggtcagacagctttaatgtttggtttacaggtccccaggATGACCTTacagtgagataatttcatacagtcaggaaatacttaattttgtatccatgtctatagtagcttcagggactttggcccttatgtttcaaaacatcaaataaccaatgtgcatatttcacaaactttccaattagggatatatcttgattgattcgattaaacttgatgaaacttgatatgtacattgaagaagctatgataaaatatcagtgaaagttgtttagcatttttacatcaataagttactaatttgcatatttaactaacTTTGCCAATCAGGTTTAAAAGACTGGAAGGACTCTAAAAACGTTTATGAAATTTGCTACGTATATAATTGatgagaaaattattttgtatgagtaaaacatattttgcattttcatgtcagctactttataatttgtatatctaaAAATTAAGCTTTCAGAGTTTGGCGTATATAACTTGAAGGAGTttaccaaaggcaattacacttgctatataaagtgatgatacaatgacagcagtcagataaatttacatatttatctaTGACTTTgggaattaatctgtggtgaatattgttcatgatgttgagactttcaatgaagttgcaaacatgtggcaaaagtcgAAATTTATAGGCAACTGCTATATATATCCTGAAACGTGTCATTGTCAGTTAATATCTGGTTAAGGGTGGGGATTCGGCTgagtggttttgactgtgatgcctTCGGTGGGTGACTGGGTGCCATTTGTTGTGAGCTCAAATCCTGTTGAAAAATCTTCTGAATTTTCTACCAGGGGTTTATAGCTCGTGGACAGAATTGTTCCCGAGGCTGTAAAGCAGTAGATTCATTGCTCCGATAAAGTTTGTGATCAATGTAATAGGGTGTATGTGAGTCCAAGTGATTGATGAACTCTACATCGTGTCAAGGggttgcagtcagaaaaattgttacAACAGCATTACCAGTAGCTCGGTCATTGAACCGCTCTTTTTAAGGGTAGGGATTTGGGTGagcagttttgactgtgatgtctttgctCTGTGACAGGGTgtcgtacgttgtgagttcaaattcaattgaaaagtatactgaaattgatacaatggCAACCTATCAAGACTGCGGACATGTTGGCCTGTGTTTAGAGCTGTGTGTGTAGCAACACATAGCATTCAATTCTTTGAATTCTATGCAGGAACTGCTTAGAGCTAGGTTGAAAAGCCAGTTTAATTGGGGAGCAGTGAACATACCGGTAGTGTCTGAATAGACCAACTATGTGATGGAAAAGGATTGCAGATTCTACTTCTAACAACCATACTGTGGTACAATCCCATTGTTTCAATTGGTTTCTTAGCTATTATATTAAGAGAAGGTAAGGATTACACAAAAAGTAGAGATGGTAAAACTACTCcaaaaattgaagaagatgactGTGAAAAATTGAAGTTTTAACTTTTTCCATAGAATATAATTAGTCTCCTTCTAAAAGTAATAAGACTATGGTTAGTCTTCAGAATGAATTCCAGcaataattcaatacatttGCTGCCTGTTTGTACtcttaaaccattctcttatctatgaacttttctctgttgatgtcacattttaatagaaaaaaatgacttaaTATGAAATTGGTTTACCCCAAGTGCCATTTGTTGATGTGTTGTATCATATTTCCCTTTTCTTTTCACAGGCGCAACAAAAGGTGGTGTTGATTCACTGACAAAAACAATGGCATTGGAACTTGGGCCACATAAAGTAAGTATCATTACCACTGACTATGTGCCCTTGCTGGTTTAAGCAGTAACTTTATTTGAAGGGAAATCTTTTCAAATTCTGTTCCttcgaaaatgttaaaatatttcatgacgAGTGGAGTAGAATTTCGCTGATGACCCAAATATAGTAGTCTCTTACATATTTCCATGAAACATgcattcaaaaattttgaaatatcattaCACATTCTTAGAAATGCTGAAATTTGCTTCCCTTCATTGTAGATTCGAGTAAATACCGTCAATCCTACAGTTGTCCTGACAGAGCTGGGCAAGAGTGCATGGTCAGACCCGGCGAAAGGTGGTCCTATGTTGAGTAGAATTCCACTGGGAAGGTTTCCAGGTGTGTTGTATTTCAAATTCTGTATGATggtttattttgcaatttcataAGAATTTCAGTGTGACATAGTCTTAGTCATGGCAGCGGAGCTGAAGATATTAACATCAGGGTTTTTCAAACTGTGTGAATTTAAAGTCTACAGTAATACTTAAATAAAACAGTCTGTCAGTCAtaaacaaaatgagaaatttgTCAAAGAAAAACAACAGGAGAACAGAATGACTAGCTCTTCATGAAACTTCACTGTTGCAGAGCCTGGATTTGTTTGCAGGGTCATCACAATAATCAGTATTTGgggtaaactatgaaatttaccggTGTTCTCCTGAGAGCAGTCACATTTTAGAAGGCACAGatgctgaaattcaaaatcctCACAGCAGAACTTTGGAAATACAGTTGTACCAGTACTTATAACACATTTTGTTATGGGCCTGTCACTATTAATTGATGTGATAGTAGTGCCCATCTCCAACAGATATAAATGTATCTAGTAAGATGGTAGCTTTGTGAAAGTTAGTACctgcattttgaaaatgtactCCCCTTTCAAATACTTTTCATTCGAAATACAATGTCTGAAAAAAAGGAACTGGAAGTGCTACTTGCTGGTGGTTGTTGAGTTTCGTGGGTGATAATATTTGTCAGGGTAGCCTTCTGATTTTCAGAGCTATGTTGGTGGAACAGTTCATCACTATTTTCACTCTCTttacttttattactttttcagaGGTTGAAGATGTTGTTAACAGCATAGTTTATCTTCTGAGTGACAAAGCTGCCATGGTTACAGGAAGCTGTTTGCCTGTAGATGGAGGATTTTTATCTGCTGGTGTGTGATACATCACTGAGAAACATTATGAATTTGGCACAGCATACACCGCTTTTTCTTCTTCAGTGAATAGCTTATTAGAATAGACTATTGGTATAATGGGGAAATTTCACAGCTGTTGACATACTATGCGTAAATGAGTTAGATGTGATCTGTATCATGGTTTGACAAAGACTGAAAAATCTCAGCTAAAGGAAGTTCACATCTTGTAAGAGGATGGGCTGGAAGGGGTGTCCTGGAGTGACAGATCTTCCAGTTTTTTCCATGGTTTGACACTGACACTGACAATTGACTTTCCAATTTTGTGAGTTGTATAATAATTCTAAACTGAACACTTTGCTGTTGCATTGACAGGGCAGATTCACActcttttggcattatttttgtcaatttttcatcatttggcatttcaaaatgtttgtatgtGGTCGTCAAAATATACTGCCATCCCTGCTTACAGAGAGAACAGATGAATGAAAGCAGCAACATAATCCACTcgaatataaaaatatacacaTGACTGCTCTTGGCATGTAAACTACAGTCCTCACAGCTTACATAACAGTAAAGGTTACATTTTACAATCATCATACATATCATTCATTCATATTGGAGTTCATGATTAATTTGAAGGAGACATAAAAAATCTGCCAAGTCTCGTAGATAGTGgtactgaaattttaaaatccaaagAACTACTTTGATTATTAAAGTAGAATGCGCATCAGGGAAAGATATTCAGACCCAAAAATTTTTAcagtacttttctgatctactattTGTGgcggcttattttgaagctcttgtgTAATGTAGACTTTTTACtcaattaattttgtgaaaatccaaaatttgctTGTTTTACACATTAAAAGTTAATGTAGGAATGGCAgctatttcaaatttcagtaaatcttagtaatatgtttctctggtacaaaaatttacacagtgacccctgatttttattcttgattttattgTTAGAGTACGGTTT
Protein-coding regions in this window:
- the LOC139152011 gene encoding L-xylulose reductase-like, giving the protein MEIRFDGKVAVVTGAGRGIGRDVAKMLAKCGATTYALSRTQSHLDTLKQEVPDIRTVAVDLSDWDETQKAVESIGPVDLLVNNAGIGILQSILDVTKDAFEKTVNINLRSVIQVSQIVARTMVSRGTGGAIVHVSSQASMIGLHNHGVYSATKGGVDSLTKTMALELGPHKIRVNTVNPTVVLTELGKSAWSDPAKGGPMLSRIPLGRFPEVEDVVNSIVYLLSDKAAMVTGSCLPVDGGFLSAGV